ATCTAATCGGCCAAATTTTTCAATGCCTTTGGTAACTACGTTTTCGAGCGCGGTAAAGTCGGTGGCATCTGCGGCTACGCTAAGTGCGTTATCTGATCCTAGCTCGACAACAAGTTGATTAAGCTGCTCTTCTCTACGGGCGGTTAATATAACTTTATGACCCTTGTTTACTAAGGTTTTTGCCGTTGCTTCACCAATGCCACTAGAAGCGCCGGTTATGAGTACTATTTTCTCTTTTGCCATGTTTTTTCCTTGTTAACAAATGAATAAAGGCGCAGCTCAATGTGCGCCATGCAGTTATTGTGCTATGTCAAAACTGACGGATAAATCGTCAGTTTGCGTTAGGCTAATTTGTTTCAGTTGATAAACATTAAAATCTGCATCTGCTTGCTCTGGATCGTCTATGTGCGCGCTACATGTATAAGCAAGTTGGTAGTCGCCTGGTGTTATGAATGCGAGTTCAAATTCGTATTCATTATCGTCCGCATTAAATACAACATTGGCAGTCGCCAACGGTGCGTTCTCAGGCGTTTGGTCATCTATTTCATGAATATCAGTAGGGGTTTGTGCTTGCGCAGAATAAAGGTAAACAGCATGACCAAATGATGAATCATCAGCGGCAAGAGTAATGTTATCAGTCTCGCAATTGTTTATAAGTGTTTGGCTTACAGTGCCTTCAATATCTTGTGAATCAGAAAGGTTTTGTAAACGCACACCGCGAGGTTTTAAAAATATTTCGTTATTATTTTGTGGAGCAACTAACGATTTTTTTAAATCAAACTCTAATACAAATTCGTTGTCGGTTTGATTGAGGGTAAAGCCATCTAGCTGAATTTCACCCACGCCATCATTCCCTTTTCTTTTTACGATAAGCGGTGCAATGCTGCCGTCTTCATAAACTACGTGAGATGTTAAGCTAAGGTTGTTTGTGTCGCCGTTTATAACTTGTGCGCGAATCCACGAATAATCCCCAGCGGGGACTTCTTGATCGTCAAGTAATGGAAAAATATCGTCGCCCGTATAGTCTAGTAAATTGACCATTTGCGGTAAGGTGGAATCGTTTTTAGAGCGAGTTTCAAAGCTAACTTCTTCACCTTCTTGGGCTTTAATTGTTAT
This genomic stretch from Pseudoalteromonas translucida KMM 520 harbors:
- a CDS encoding DUF4382 domain-containing protein, with the protein product MKFKSTILSSAIIFALAGCGSSNDDAETTPPQASDKTTFSLGISDAPVTGLKQVNVVFDSITIKAQEGEEVSFETRSKNDSTLPQMVNLLDYTGDDIFPLLDDQEVPAGDYSWIRAQVINGDTNNLSLTSHVVYEDGSIAPLIVKRKGNDGVGEIQLDGFTLNQTDNEFVLEFDLKKSLVAPQNNNEIFLKPRGVRLQNLSDSQDIEGTVSQTLINNCETDNITLAADDSSFGHAVYLYSAQAQTPTDIHEIDDQTPENAPLATANVVFNADDNEYEFELAFITPGDYQLAYTCSAHIDDPEQADADFNVYQLKQISLTQTDDLSVSFDIAQ